A single Dethiosulfovibrio peptidovorans DNA region contains:
- a CDS encoding ECF transporter S component — MKYSTRTIATIGLMVALTVVLTRFASIRISVGGTEGIRIGFGAFPTILAGLMMGPLAGAAVGALGDV; from the coding sequence CCGCACCATAGCAACGATCGGCCTGATGGTCGCCTTGACCGTTGTCCTCACCCGTTTTGCCAGTATTCGTATCTCCGTCGGCGGTACGGAAGGTATCCGAATCGGATTCGGGGCGTTCCCCACGATTCTGGCAGGACTGATGATGGGGCCTCTGGCTGGAGCCGCCGTCGGAGCTCTGGGAGATGTT